A genomic region of Ensifer adhaerens contains the following coding sequences:
- a CDS encoding IS3 family transposase (programmed frameshift), which produces MTSSNFKMEVLSGPERRRRWSTAEKLAIIQETYEADATVSVVARRHGIQPNQLFAWRKLASQGALTATAAEEEVVPASEYRALQAQVKELQRLLGKKTMEGEILKEALEIANRPKKTDVAFALSSEGLFEMKTVCETLGVARSNIAARATGSPSRARGRPPLPDRELVEDIKAVIADMPTYGYRRVHAILRRNARKQGKSWPNAKRVYRVMKLHHLLLVRHTGAVDDRLHDGQVAVARSNTRWCSDGFEIGCDNKEKVRVAFALDCCDREAIAHIATTEGIKSQDVQDLVITAVENRFGRINMLPQPIEWLTDNGSCFIAKDTKSLLRDIGMEPCSTPVRSPQSNGMAEAFVKTFKRDYVSVNPTPDAETVIAQLPFWFDHYNDLHPHKALGYQSPREFISSQSQT; this is translated from the exons ATGACTAGTAGCAACTTTAAGATGGAAGTCCTTTCGGGTCCGGAACGGCGACGGCGCTGGAGCACGGCGGAGAAGCTGGCCATCATTCAAGAGACCTACGAGGCGGATGCGACGGTGAGCGTCGTTGCCCGGCGGCACGGCATTCAGCCGAACCAGTTGTTCGCATGGCGCAAGCTGGCGTCTCAAGGGGCGCTGACGGCGACGGCCGCCGAGGAGGAGGTCGTTCCGGCTTCCGAATACCGGGCGCTTCAGGCCCAGGTGAAGGAGTTGCAGCGCCTGTTGGGCAAGAAGACGATGGAAGGCGAAATCCTCAAGGAAGCCCTCGAAATCGCCA ACCGGCCCAAAAAAACAGATGTTGCGTTCGCTCTCTCTTCCGAAGGACTTTTTGAAATGAAGACCGTCTGCGAGACTTTGGGTGTCGCCCGGTCGAATATCGCTGCCCGTGCCACAGGTTCCCCTTCCAGAGCCAGAGGGCGCCCGCCACTCCCGGATCGGGAGCTGGTGGAAGATATCAAGGCCGTCATCGCCGACATGCCCACCTACGGCTATCGCCGGGTCCATGCCATCCTACGCAGGAATGCCCGAAAACAGGGCAAGTCATGGCCCAATGCCAAGCGCGTCTACCGGGTCATGAAGCTGCATCATCTACTGCTCGTGCGACATACCGGAGCCGTCGATGATCGTCTTCATGACGGCCAGGTCGCCGTCGCCCGCTCGAACACCAGATGGTGCTCCGATGGCTTCGAGATCGGCTGCGACAACAAGGAGAAGGTCCGAGTGGCCTTCGCTCTCGATTGCTGCGACCGGGAAGCAATCGCCCATATCGCCACCACGGAAGGCATCAAGAGCCAAGATGTGCAGGACCTCGTGATCACGGCTGTCGAGAACCGCTTTGGCCGCATCAACATGTTGCCGCAGCCTATCGAATGGCTCACGGACAACGGCTCCTGCTTCATCGCCAAGGACACCAAATCCTTGCTCCGCGACATCGGCATGGAGCCGTGCTCGACGCCGGTGCGCAGCCCGCAGTCGAACGGGATGGCGGAGGCCTTTGTCAAAACATTCAAGCGCGATTACGTCTCGGTAAACCCAACTCCGGATGCCGAAACCGTCATCGCACAACTGCCCTTCTGGTTCGATCATTACAACGATCTTCACCCGCATAAGGCATTAGGATATCAATCACCCCGCGAGTTCATCAGCTCGCAATCTCAAACCTGA